The following coding sequences are from one Streptomyces venezuelae window:
- a CDS encoding PadR family transcriptional regulator encodes MAVTPPTAWTRATLPLCLLGILDGEPKSYGYALLSRLGDAGLDGVKPATLYPALTRLEEEGAVEVEWGAGDGGPGRKYYRITEEGQARLRRDQAAWGNFSRTVASLLPAEAEGEAHEQDNRA; translated from the coding sequence GTGGCCGTCACCCCACCCACCGCCTGGACCCGCGCCACGCTCCCCCTCTGTCTGCTCGGGATTCTCGACGGCGAGCCGAAGAGTTACGGGTACGCCCTGCTCAGCCGGCTCGGCGACGCGGGGCTCGACGGAGTGAAGCCCGCGACCCTCTATCCCGCCCTCACGCGCCTCGAAGAGGAAGGCGCCGTCGAGGTCGAGTGGGGGGCGGGCGACGGCGGGCCAGGGCGGAAGTACTACCGGATCACCGAGGAGGGGCAGGCACGACTGCGGCGCGACCAGGCCGCATGGGGGAACTTCTCCCGTACCGTCGCCTCGCTCCTGCCGGCCGAGGCCGAGGGGGAAGCACATGAGCAAGACAACCGCGCCTGA